The region ACTAATGGTCCATCCTAATAGGACCCCTATACTAATGGTCTATCCTAAAAGGACCCCTAGTTAACGTCTTAATGTGATAACGAATACTCAAGCATAGCGTTAGTGCCCGTCAAATGCCTTACCTAATACGTATGAAATTTCTCCCAACGAAAAGTAAGAGCTTTTACTCAGTCAACTACTTCGCCTTTCCACAAGAAGAGTTAATGTTCCTTCATAGCTAAAGCTTCACTCTTGGGCTTGTTGCTAGTAGAGAACAATGCCTGCAACGTTTTATAGGCTGTTTTCCTCTCTTTGCTGCTGTCTCTTTGCCATAATGGTACCACTGCAATTAGTTAGCGCCCAGGATCCTGTTAACTGTGATAACGGAAGAGGCAACTACACAACCAACAGCACCTATGACAACAACCTCAACACTGTTTTATCCAGTTTCTCTACACACACAGAAGTTAACTATGGTTTCTACAATCTCTCACACGGCCAAAACGCAGACAAAGTGTACGCGGTCGGGTTGTGCAGAGGAGATCTAGAGCCAGATGATTGCCGAAGACGACTTAAGGATTCTGCATTCTATCTCAAAAAGCAGTGTCCAAACCAAAAAGAAGCAATTGTGTGGACTGGAGACTGTGGCGTCTGGTACTCCAACCGCTCAATATTTGGCATCATGGAAACTCAACCTACTATATACTTGATCTACCTAAGAAATGTAACTGGGTCGGTGAATGAGTTTGATCAGGTAACTATTAGAGTTTGTTATTTGTTCTTAATTCAGGCAGAGGTTAGCAGATTCTGTTAGAGAATGGTGAGTTAGTTACATTACAGTGAGTTTTTTATCACTGTGTATATACAATTAACTAAACAATCAATGGGTTGTCTAGC is a window of Lotus japonicus ecotype B-129 chromosome 5, LjGifu_v1.2 DNA encoding:
- the LOC130719973 gene encoding cysteine-rich receptor-like protein kinase 29, with protein sequence MVPLQLVSAQDPVNCDNGRGNYTTNSTYDNNLNTVLSSFSTHTEVNYGFYNLSHGQNADKVYAVGLCRGDLEPDDCRRRLKDSAFYLKKQCPNQKEAIVWTGDCGVWYSNRSIFGIMETQPTIYLIYLRNVTGSVNEFDQVLSNLMRNLKDKAASGDSRRKYASDKVTTGYTTLYGLVQCMADLTGVQCNDCLEIAISEIPSCCEGRMGGNILKPSCRLRFDPYRFFNETTILDDAVVV